GTGGGGGCTGACTTTAGCATCCTGTTACCATTTAGAAAAATCCAAATAGATTAGACCATACCATTTCTATGTCATTCATATGCTACTTGTTTCCTTTCTATGGTGAGCTCCTTGAATGCAATCCATGAATAAAAAGTTGGTCAATAGTATGTGGTGATATATTCAAGTACACAGAACAAAGAATTAACACCCTTATAGAATGATATTGCTGGTTTCACTGGTTTCTACCTTGGTacgtttcatttcattttgttcaaaCGTGATGATGTGACAGTTCTCCGTTAGTCCATATAGTGTGAAGAAGAACAAGCAGACCTGTTTTTACAAAGTGTCCCAGGGAAGACTGCTGTAAGCTGCAACACCTGGACTTCTTTCACTTTAAAtgaggtttgtttttcttttgtttttttacaatctgAGTCTTACTCTGTGTTGACCATCATCCTCATAATGACAACACGTTGCTCAGCAGTTTCTTAAAGATCTGAGAACacactagggctgcaactaacaattattttcattagccattaatctgtagattattttcttgattaatcaattagttgtttggttggtaaaatgccagaaaatggtgaaacatgtcaacCCCTGttttccaaagcccaagatgacgtcctcaaatgttttaaagatatttagtttactgtcatattcactgaagactaaagaaaccagaaaatattcacatttgaggagctagaatcagagaatttagacatttttccttaaaaaattaatcaaaatgatttatcgattatcaaaatagttggtgattaatcatttaatctacTAATTGTGCAGCTCTAGAACACACGTTGGTCAGAGGAGACAGAATGTTGTCTTAACTTTACGGTCACCTCAGACCAGGCTTATTTCAATCCATTTTTAAGATATATCCACCTAGTGTAGACAGAAGGTGCTCCACAATGAAACTGTTGAGTAAAatgtttccataaaaaaaaaacatgaaggaTGGCCAAACTGCAAATAAGATCCAGATTGTGAAAACCAGACTTTTTCCTCGAACAGGCTGTCTTCAGAAGtggtatgtatgtacagtacagagaGCATGTCAAGCAAAGCTCATGAAGGAACACTGGGAAGCTGAGATCTTTTGTATTCCTCAGTTCAAAACAGTTTagactttttgtgtttaaagATTTTTCTCTTCGTACTCTTTGGGGTAAGAATTTGCTCAGTTTGGCTGGGAGTGGAATTAGTCAGTGAAATTAGGAGGCACACAAGTTGACAGCACACAttccttcataaaaaaaaaaacagcaactgaGTTTGGCTGACAGTACTGTTCAGCCATACACTCTTATTCATCTGGATATTAGCAGGAAGTGCTATGGCTGGTCAGAGGTGGGGGGCAGGAGCAGCATCCCcagctgctcctttttttctctcttcaatACAGTAAATGATTTTTCTTGGCTTTTCAAGTGAGATGAGCTGTTGTCTTGTTTAAAAGCAGGGAATAATACGCAGATCTCTTTGAGTCCGATCCCTTATCTGAACTTACTTCATGTTCACAGAGAGTTTCAGTTGTTCTTCATGTAGCATGCATGTGAACATTTTATACCTTCACCTTTGAGACCAAATTATCTTAACAATCAAACACTATTTATTTAATAACCCTACCAAGCAGATTTCATTTAAACTCAGCACAACAGTATGCTAATCTACTGAACACTGGGAGCATTTGCTTGAATGATTCCTAACAGAAATAAAGCAAACGCGTGTTAAACCTTTTAGAAACTGCTGCACCTTTGCTGTTCCAACTTAATTACAAATATTTTGGGGGGCCTCACGTATAAATGTTTGCATACATTCATCACTAAAATCATGTGCAAAAATAGCagatacatatgcatacatttatttgtatCTATGTGAAACTTCACATATATCTAAACATTCATTACATTCCTGTACGCACGTCCTCTTTAAGTGTGGATTTGTGTATTCTCTCATCATGTTTGACACTAACTATAAATAGTTGATGCCTAATGCTGCCATGCACTTTAACTCAATTCATTCCCCTCTGTTTATATTAGAAGTGCCATGTTGTGTGggtagaaaagaaaaatgagaaatgatgACGACTCTAAAGTGGGTATGTGCCTCTTGCATGCTAAATGCTGCTATAGTCATGTCTATATGCTGACTTCAAAAGCAATCATGCACATTATGCATGAAATCAATGAATCACTCATCATTCATTgattgttgcttttgttttaagCTAAATAAATCCATTTGTGTCCGCTGGGAGGCAGAAGAACTCAAGCTGACACATGCAGCTCTGACATATTAACATCTTATCAAGTTGTTCTCAGTAAAGTCTTGCTTGCTAACAATGAagtgcttcaaacaaagtggcTGTCAAATCATGTAACTGTCTGCACCTCCTCACACACCTTACTGACtcatttttgtaactttacGTCATGACAAAGACATGTggctggagagagagatagcCAGGAGGAGGATAGGATGGCAGCTTTTGTCTTTAGACATAGTTGGACAACGCATCATAGGAACtagtttgtttgaagcatactcCACCCTTGAATCTGGCCTGATGTGTCCATCCATCTGGACACATGACTGAGCATAATGTAGAAAATGTGCAGAGAtaacattttgggtttttttttttgcacacaatCTGAATGCTTATGCATCATTTATACATGAGGCTCCAGATCTTTGGCAAATTAATAGTCATATAGAAGTAAAAACGTgtgcaggggggggggggacatgcCAGAATAACTCATTTTTAATAACTTAAAATATCCATGTTCTTAAAAAATATGGGGAGCTTtcaattgcaaaaaaaaaaaaagccttccaATGATTACAATCGATTGTCTGAATAAGAAGCAAAGTTGGATTTAACGCTGATTTGGCTGTTTACCAGTGCAGAGGTGAAGGTGGGTGTAATAATGCAGAGTAGCCTAATCATATGGGAGATTAATTAGATTTTGattaagaattttaaaaatagaaatctgctttttttttttaattaatatatatcaaaaacaaatgtacttcATTATGATGCAATAACTGTTAAATCTCATCTACCTGGAAGTGACAAGATgggtttgtttaaaacattCTGATTTGGTCTACAGAGCATTACATACATTTGCATACCAAACCCTCTAATAAACCCCATAAAGCAATTATTAGTggatttttcttcatttgttttcatatttcagcATACACACAGCAGACCTGTGAGTCCTGCTCTCCAGTGAAATGCTACGCAGATGATAGAAAACGTCGAGACGCTTTCTTGTTCCCAGTTTAGCAGCTTGTCAATTGGGAAAGGTGACGACACACACCGACAGCAGCTATTCCCACACCAGCGGAGATGGAGGCATTTCAGAAGGCTGAGCCACTGTGgaactgtgaaaaaaaaggaggccAAGAAGTTAATATTAGCTATtcatgtgtgtattcatgtgtgtattcatgtgtgtattcatgtgtgtattAGCTAACAGGGTATCTGCACAATTCTCCACTTCAAATTTAAGGACTTTTTAATACCTATGCAAGGAAAAAACACCATTTccagagcaaaaaaaagactattAAGTTATTATAAAGTACAGTATACAATGTTGTGTTTCGTAAGTTAATGAGGGATGCACTGCTGCTGCCATGGTGATAGAGAAACTATATGCCTATAtatctaaaaaagaaaagaggccTATATCTGACAATACCTAGAGTTGGTTGTTTATGCCCGTTTGCTAATTTCTCTTTCATCTGCCTAAACATCTCAAGGAACATCATTTCAATTAGGCTACACAAACTCCCAGTGCTTCCACTAGTGCTGCATTTAGGCTTTATGGTTTACATTGTTTACACATCCACAATCATACTTTTGACTCAAACAACCAATAGGGAGTGAGAGTGAATTTGAAATTATTTCCAAAAGACGTTCAGGTGTGACATTACAATAAATGGTTATGatgaatataataatacaagAGATGGCTACCGCTGAATATGAACATATCTGCTGGAACAGTGGAGGTGGTCTGTTATTGTGTAACTTACAGACTACACTGAGCGTTTTCCCCCGTGTGTAGCGCTATAGAATCACAATCAGCTGCTTAGTCCATCACATTCTTATCAAAGCATGGAGAGTGCTACACCTTGTTTTCCTCAATAGAATGAGGTCTTTCCAGTCAAATGAATCTTACAAGTAAGCAGAAATATCTTAAAGCGTGACagctgaaataataaatacCTGAGTGCACAAACGTGCTCCATTGAACTTGCATTTTGTCTGCCTGCCTTGCCCACagaatgtatatatacataatgaCCCTAGATGTATTGGTGCAGGTTTGTTATTTGGGATGTactttgttgcttttattttcactgtgcaCTGCTGTTTGGACTCTCTCACTTCCTCTACTTGTTGGATCAcatgtgtgcaggtgttattaGAAACATTACAATATCTTACAGATCAAAATGTAATCCCTCCCCTCCTAAAAATTGAGACATTTTAAGACTTTGAATTACCAAACAATATCTGAAGACACTataagactttttaaggatcGGTGTGGACCTGAAATAAATGTGTAGCGGCTACAGAGATGTTGAAAAGATTTTTGACAATATactcaaaatatgcaaatatgtcaCCTAAAAtgagactacacacacacacaggcctgcaTTGAGATTGTGATCTTATTTTTTAGGGGTGACTgcggctcaggaggtagagctgGTCGTCCACTGATCGGAAGATCGGCTGTTCCGTTCCCGGCTCCTCCGGTCGGGCATGTCGAAGCgtctttgggcaagatactgaaccctaaattgctcCCCAAAGGCTGTGGCAaggctgtgtgagtgtgtgagcatTAGATTAGATCATGATGAGCACGTTGCCACCTTGCATGACAGCCTCTGctatcagtgtatgaatgtgtgtgtgtgtgtttatgttggcatgtagtgtgAAGCGCTTTGAGTCGTGAGAAGACTAGAAAgacactatataaatgcagtcaaGTCCGTTTTGATGAAGCATGCAGTCCTAACTCAGATACAGATAACAGTGATATCAGTTGAGTGGTGTTTATGCTAGCTCAGGCAACTGCTATCCAAGCTCCATCAAAAGCACAAATATACACTTTCCTCCAACTCCCCTGCTGTCAGTTAGTATCTTTTTATATGCAACAGATGTAGAAACTGGAATTCTAAGGCTACACAGACTACAGTGCATTAAAAAGCCTCCTACCTGATAAAGCTTTTGAAAGCAGCTGATTGAGGGTTAATGCAGAGTGGCACTCGACTACCCTTTTGCTGTTCCAAAATGAACTGATGGATTATCTCTGTGGGAGGAAAGACAAGACAGATCAGCAGAGAAAGATTAGTAAacaaggttttttttcctgatttctTACTTATTCTAAAGCAAAactttttaatgtatttctcACATTTATGTGGAGCTAGAATCTTTATTACTGCTTTTCTGACTGATACAGCCAAAATGAATGCTGTGTCTAAATACCTTCAGGGCCAATCGCAAATCTTATCAAATGATAAAGAAGCAGTCATCAAATCTGTGGTGAGTCTGACTTGAGTCTCCACAGCTACAGTAATACCTACTTCCATAGTCAGCCCTGCAGTGGGGTCAGCGGCTCCTTCTGTCCACTGACCTCCAGCTAATCAGTGTAATGAGCTTTaaaaaggtaccctgtggagtttttgaccactagcaGTGCTGTGGAGCAATGTTTTACAAATTGGTCCCTGTTTCATTTGTATCAATATTCAAAAGCATGAATTAAGAACTGTACTGTAACATTAAGAACATCTGAGATAAAGCAGAACTACACTAAAATCTCGGTGTGCTCCACCTTTAACACACCAGCATCTGCTACTGTCCTATAttctgcatcagtgtgtgtcaaTACTGTACGGAAGCAAAGGTTTTATCATATTCTCTCCGCAGATTGGACCATCCTCACTGCTGTACCTTGACTACTACTGCTTCTGTCTGTATAAACATCTTCTcaacaaaacatctgtgttttgtctgaTGCACTGAATGTTTGCCTGAAAGTTAGCTTCCTCCACTTCCATTTCACTTTACTCTGATTTGGTGCACTTTTAACACTTTGAATGTATTCtttcaagtgtttttattttcatcaccaAGGCCTTCATTTTCAGAGTCAgctttgttattgtttgtgcCATATTCGCCTGGATTTTTGGTTTGAAGATTCTCCCTGGCCTCTGTAGGTGTTAGTATCACTACtcttttctgctctgttttctctATTTGAAATGAACAGTGGTAAAGAGTGATATTGCATTTGGTAGAGACTACTGAAATAACTGATGAACACTCTAAAGACACTCAAGTtattttgcttgataaatagGTGAAAATCAGACTTCTAACAATAAGCCCAAAGTTTGTTATTACTGAAACAATCACGACTTTTAATAGGACTGACAACTATTCTTTCTTAATCTCTTTATCAATAGCAATACCAAGCACACCTCAGATAAACTCACCTTTGACCTGTCTCACAGAGCTCAGGTTCTTCTCAAAGCCATCATCAAACTTGGGATTAGTGACGGGCTCAAAGTCACTGGTGTAAACACGGCCGGAGGATGTGGTGTAGCAGCAtttgcacatgcatgtgtggtAGCGGAGTCGACCCTCGTCCAGGTAAGGGTGAGCCAGGGCATCCTTTGCTGAAATCCGCTTTGACTGGGTACCAGACAGACAAGTTATACGTCATTAACAACAGCCGTCATCTCAGCCTCAGAATACATGTCAAAAGGaataaaatagatatttttCCAGCCACTAATAATTGAGTTGGACAGAGGGTCAAACCCTTATCTTCAACACCCTCCTCAATGTTATTCAGATTTGTTGGGGTCCTCTCCccaacatttacatataaactGACAACTCCTTTAAGCAGTAATAGCTTTAAGAGGCAAGGCAGTTTCACTTTAGTCACCTGTATGCGCATTAGAAGTGAAAATGGAAATTGTTTAAGGCCAAAATCGTAcagttttgaatatttcagtgaAGCTTTTTGAATAAACAGCTGCTAATCAATAAATGGGTATTATTGCCCTGAATGAGTGAACTGCACACATGTATTTGTAAGCTCTGTGGATACTGAGGAGCTTCAGCACTGTAATGTTTTCACATTccaaattataaaataaatatcaattatCAACTAGAAATATCAATTAGTTGACATGTCACGtttcatttaaaggtgcagtgtgtagaatttagtagcatctaTTGGAACATTATTTtggattatgtttttgttatcttagaatgagccctttctatctacatagggagtgggtcctcttccacagagcccatTATGTTGCACCAcaatgtttctacagtagcccagaatggacaaattCTAGAgagctctagagaggacctttcaaGTTTTTCATGGGTTTCGTGGCCCCCGTAGGTTCttctacacacttggaagggaaGGGTGAGGGGAGGGCTATTCAGctagttgcaatctgcaacctgactactagatgccactaaatcctacacactgttcCTTTAACTTGGCAATTACATTATAGTCTAACTTAAAATGTGGGCCACATTTAACCAGACTGTTGTGCTTTCTGCCATGATGCAGAAAGTTTTAAAAGATAACAATAACGACTAATAACAAATCCATGTGTACTATTAACTGTATTGTACatattgaattatttttattattctaggATGTCTAACAACATCAGGCAAAGGCactgctgatgaaaactagCCTTTTGGCTAACGGGCCTGATACACAGACAGGACATATGTCAAACATATGTCAAACTGCACCTTTACCATGGTACACACAAAAGCCATATTCTCAATGTACTTATGTCTGACTGATTGATTTTTCTGATAAATATCACAGATgaatactgtaaaatataaacaactAAACTGATGACTGATGCTGCAAGGTATTTTGGTATCACAGGCTCTATCAGTTGAGAGTGTCACCCTACATACCTCTGTACAAAGATTCTGCCTGATTAGAGTTTCCCAGGTTCTTTGAAAAGCTTTAGCGCCAGGTTTGATGAAGTATTTGGTAATCTGTATGTAcacaatgtgtgtttttaaaaaggtaaagtttgaggttttttttgctttaagacTTTGAGACATGAGAGTGACAGGACAAGGTTAGCCAAAGGCTAGCTAACTTACTTTACCCACAGAGCTCCTTGGATGccttaaatgtacatttaaaaatcatGAACATTTGCTTTAGAGTagattgtttttaattgttttggtcAGTATTGACTTACATTCTGGTAAAACTTGTGGTCatatttcttaaatgtgaatattttgaaattgaacTACATCTGTGTATACTATGTCTAAGCCAGTCTTCTATGCTTTTATTTGTTGCTTGCTTCAAATGCTATGATGGAAGCCAAAGTAAACCAGTAATGGCAGACTGCATACTATACTGTAACTATACTTCAGTGACTCACTAACCAGGTTTAATTAATGAAGCAAACATAATACAATACTATACATAATAGACTCACCGGATCAAACACCAGCATCCTGCAGAGGAGGTGGACAGCTTCATGGGTTGCTTGGCTAGACAGTGTGTACAGAACAGGAAGGGATGGctgcagacaaaacacacaacgcAACATCAATTATCTTCCCCTGTCTCTTTCAGCTCCTGATacactttatatacagtatatacacatggCTCCTCAACATGTCCCATTCAAAGATCCATCAGCTTATCCTCCACAGTGTGATCCTCactgtctgtactgtagtacCATCTACTGGCTGCTGTATATCACTGGATCCAAATCCATTTCTGGATGAATGaatccaacaacaacaataaaaataataataataataataataataataataataataataataataatacatttggctttatcaaaaatattttatcaatatATTTCTTTCTAAAATAATGTAACCATTAAAATTGACGAAAACGATACTGAAGAAGAAAACcacacatttaatttatgaAATGCATCAGACTACTGATTTGTTCACACCAACATGAACATCTTGGTAAGTCACATTTGATCCTAAACTGGATGTGTGTTCCAGGCTGTCATTAACACAAGTAAACACCCAAATAATCCTATCCTCAGTGCTGTGTCCAAACCATTCGAAGGCTTGAGAGAGCTTAAGTCCCATCTGACTTCCAGGCCAGCTTGTGATTCACTGTTCAACAATGTATTTTTGGGGTATTCCTTCACTGGTCTTTCTGAAACAAACTAATGTTGCGTTATTGTGTTATCTTTGTTAAGATGACAAGAAGTTGAAATGCTGTTCTGGAAACAGAAAAGTGTCACCTCAGCTCCatgcaaaaaacaaactggTTACCTGTTTGTGAGGTCCTCTGAGAATGTGCGCACGAGCACCTTCACATGCCGTCCTCATCGCCTCCATAGAGGGAGTCCCCAACAGGTCAGTGATTAAATCCAGCTACAATCCAACaaggcaaacaaacacacacccacacacacacaccacagactTAGTAGTAAGGTTTGTTCCAGCATGTCAGGTGTCAGATCATGTTTGTATTTAAGAACAGAGGCACTGACACATCTCTGGCAGTGATGTGACTGTGACTAACACATTTCTCATAACTGTAGGTGAGGTACATGGAGTATAAACTTTATCTTCACAAAATTTAACCATGAATATTAAGCATCTCGGGCACACACTTTTGTCTTCAGGATAAATAAACTTCTATCTTGTCTCGTCTTCAGAGAGCATCATTTACCTGCTGGATGGGACTCTGGGCTTGGAAGAGGATGCGTCGGCCCAGCAGCTCAGCGAAGATGCAGCCCACAGACCAGATATCGATGGAGTTGGAGTAGTGGCGGCTGCCCATCAGGATCTCTGGGGCTCGGTAGTACTGTGTCACCACTTCCTGAGTCATGTGCCGTGACTCGTCGGTCTCCTCCACCCGTGCCAGACCAAAATCACAGATCTGGAAGACAGTCATACAGTGGTTGCTGCAACTGTTCTGATTATGTTCAcgtttttcacatgtttcattttgtgaGAACTAGAAGGCGTTGCTGCTGAGGTAGAACGCTCGTCTCCGCTGCTCAATGGTAACTGTGAGAAGTGTTCATGCAGTACAGTACAAAACCACCAACAGTGAAGGAGCATACTGCAAAATGTTAAGATGGAATTGTGTATTGTaggtatatatatttttggagCTACAGTGTTTCTCTAGAGGAAGATTTAGATGTTTGACCACCTACATTAATCCTGTATTCATTCCTACTGATGATAGCCTGTAAACATCAACATCTGccaactgaaattaaagttTACACATTACATCCACAGCCCTTATTATGTTACATGAACCTGCCTGTTGTCTTAGTTTGTCTCAGCTGTTTTGATACTGCttcttatttcatttcaagtggGATTGTGGATGAATTTAGTCCATAAATCTGTTATTATGTTGCTTCCAAGAACCAATAATGTTAGCTATCATTACAGGCAGAGACATAACATTACTGAAATGCAAAAAGCTGCGTTTTAGGGAGATCAAGCAGCTAAATTCACTTCTGAAGAAGACAGTTTTGTGTGAGGGGGGGATActgtttaatcaataatgagcACATAATGTGTGGTTCCACAGATGCAAGCAGGTTGTTGAATAAGACTTTGCATTAACAGTAATTCAACattattgtttagtttttacttgtGATGAAACCTgtcaaacattttgtcattttttcttttcaactgaTACTTTTTAGATAACTTTAGGCTGTGTGGTGCTGTTGCATTGGATTGTGTTCATGGTGGATTCAGCAAAAAAGCACctcaaaataaaatgcaatgaaGTGCACACACTAAAAAACGACAGCCAAATAACATTACCACCAAATCTTCAGGGACACAGTCTCAACAAGAAACTAACATTAATAGTCTTACAGATGTAAGATGTATTGCAGTGCTATTACACTGATGGCATCATTTACATGggttactgttactgtaaacTGGCTGGATGTTGGATTTGAACTTTCTTTCTGACATGTTCAGTTGACTTGAGCCACAGAGGTTGTTCCACCCACCTTGAGCACACAGTTGCTGTTTACCAGGAGGTTGCCAGGTTTGATGTCTCGGTGTAGAATGCCAGCAGAATGAAGGTACTTGAGtcctggtggtggtggtgatggttgAGGGGCGGCGGGGGAAGACACGACAAGACAGAATATTACAGCAGATGCCAGATATTACAATCCTGCTCTAACCATAACTAACACAGTGCTTACTAGCTCCCATGCTACAAACAGTCACATGCAAAGCAGGTCAAACTGATGTCTgctaacatacacacaaataaagccacttgatttttttaaaatgttaatgtacaACAAGATGACGATGTGTGAATAAAAGAGATGCTACCTCGTAGAATCTGATAGAGAAAAACTTTGGCGTGGTCTGAGCTCAGAGGCTGTGGTGAAACGATGATCTTATGGAGGTCACTTTGCATCAGTTCCGTCACCACATAGCTGACCGATGGGAAGTtaaggcaaaaaaaataaaaagcatatCCAAGAGCTCAAAGAACAAATCTCTCTGAGAAGAAAGTGTTGAAATCAAGACATGACATTTATGACCTGACACTCTGGAGCAGTCTCAATTGACTTGACTTCCCTTATCTCattatgtttttcactgttagCCCACCTGAAACGGGTTCTACTGTAGCTGGAACACTAGACATGTTTATTAGCAATTTCTCACAGGAACAAAAAGCAGCATGGGACCGGGCTTTGATCGTTGCAGTGTGTACACGCCTCCAGTCAGAACATGaaattcacacttttttttcacctttggcTACAATTGATGAATACCACCATGTGATGTATGTATAGTTTTTTAGATGTTTGCTATCCTCACCATATTTCCACCTTTGGTAGGTGGACTGACTGTGTCAAAGTGAATTCCAGGTGAGAGAAATACCACCACTGCTGTTTTTTCACCCCACAATGCTCTAAGAACATTACTCTAGATTCATAGCATACAGCTCttgaaatcatttatttaaagtccccctccactcaaaaatgtattttccttcttgttccttcacttggatgttgtgctcttcactgtgcagaatgatgtatgtgcagaatttgttttcacattcagctacTGAAAGTGGAATAtttgctcactgaaaatctcaTTAGTATACCTTCAAGCAtggtttgtgacatcacaactaatttggagcTAAATCATGGTCCAGTGTGCAACttccacaagtgtgatgtggaaacttgaagcctccagtacacatacactgagaatggactttacagtgacaCAAGAAAAAAGGTTTCTCCATTGTTTTCTTACTTTAGGTTCTTCGTTGAAATTCTTGCTAAGTTTCTCACATATATCATACATCAGCATCAAAAACTGTTCAACACCAGTTTAATTATCACAATTATTTCTGAAAATGATTGACTGACAATATCAAGTACAGATTAATCTCAAATTTGAATCAAACTAGTCATTTCTACATAGAAAACTAGCCGTTTACCTGGAAATTGTTCTCCAGatgacatctttaaaaaaaaaaaaaaaaaaccctggaGGTCCTCAATAACAAGCAACACACTTCTTACTTTACAACACACACTTTTTTGAACAGATAGCTTTGATTATGAGAACAATTTATCAGTTATTTAAACTGCAAATGGTTCAGTCCTAGCTCCTGCTCTTTGAAGTCCCTGAATCTGAAGACTGTCAAAGTTATGGTACTGATGGTGTGAAAGCTGCAGGGACTGACACGGCTTGTTGTGTTCTGTTCTGATTCAGGGCCAGAGGTGGCTGGCAGCTGTACAATGTATTCATTAGAGTAATCGAGAAGGCTGTAAAAATCTAAACTTTGCTTCGACTGAAAGATTCTTATTGTTCGTAAATCAACAAGCGCAAACCGACGCTAAATTCAATAAAGCAAGTTTTGAAGTCATGCCTGTAGATGATTTATTTGGGATGTGAGTCTGTTCAAGGGCTCATCTATTACATTCAGCGGATACACTAAAGCTTTCACCTGCACATACTGCACATGAATTAGTCAAGATCCTTGCACAACTGAAAATCCTTCCACAGTAGGACACAAGAGTGCTTCACTCACTGTATGAATAATGAAGCAAGACCAATAAAACTAATTGGAAGACAATATTTCAAAGGGCCCTAATGACCAGAGAGTCCCGAGTCAGCAGAATGCCTCAGCTGTAAAGGGAAAACAACCATGCAAATGCTGCCTAAAAGGAGGTAAGAAATGTGTCCTTATCATCCTTACTGACTAGCAAAGCTCTAACAAAGACTAATGTTTTCAAGTCCGGATACCCAGTAAAACTGCCAATATCAATATCTAATGAATATTTAGGACTGATGAACAATGTGGCTATTAAATATCAGGAGCACTATGTGTCATGCACTACCACTGGATCTCATCAATCACATGCTCTGAACCAGAAGCCAGTTTCATATGACCGCTCATGTGTTCTGTGGAATTAATTACATCCCTCTTGCTGAAGACAAACTACACTAGTaatttcacccaaattacaaaaacatgttttctc
This region of Thunnus maccoyii chromosome 6, fThuMac1.1, whole genome shotgun sequence genomic DNA includes:
- the nlk2 gene encoding serine/threonine-protein kinase NLK; translated protein: MALCGTTATNATKMMAAYNGGSSAVAAHHPHHHHQLQHLPPPHMHHHHHAGQHHLQHPGSAAAVHTVQQHTSTAAAAAVMLNPGQQQPYFPSPAPGQAPGPAAAAAPAQVQAAAVKAHHHHHHHQQHQQQHTHHLPQQLDIEPDRPIGYGAFGVVWSVTDPRDGKRVALKKMPNVFQNLVSCKRVFRELKMLCFFKHENVLSALDILQPPHIDYFEEIYVVTELMQSDLHKIIVSPQPLSSDHAKVFLYQILRGLKYLHSAGILHRDIKPGNLLVNSNCVLKICDFGLARVEETDESRHMTQEVVTQYYRAPEILMGSRHYSNSIDIWSVGCIFAELLGRRILFQAQSPIQQLDLITDLLGTPSMEAMRTACEGARAHILRGPHKQPSLPVLYTLSSQATHEAVHLLCRMLVFDPSKRISAKDALAHPYLDEGRLRYHTCMCKCCYTTSSGRVYTSDFEPVTNPKFDDGFEKNLSSVRQVKEIIHQFILEQQKGSRVPLCINPQSAAFKSFISSTVAQPSEMPPSPLVWE